In Aeromicrobium sp. A1-2, the DNA window GCGGCGGGACCGCGGGGCATACGTCGCCCCTGCTGGCCACTGCCGCAGTCCTGAGCGAGGCCGGGGTCGAGATCACGTGTCTCGGAACCCCCCGGGGCCTCGAGGTGACCCTGATTCCTCAGGCCGGCTACCGGCTGGAGCTGGTGCCGCCGGTCCCACTGCCGCGCCGGCCGGGCAAGGCGCTCGTCCAGGTTCCGGGCAAGCTGCGGGCCGCAGTCAGGGCGACCGGCGAGGTGATCGACCGGGTACGTCCCGACGTCATCGTGGGTTTCGGTGGATACGTGTCCGTCCCGGCCTACCTCGTGGCACGGCGTCGCCACATCCCGCTCGTCGTGCACGAGGGCAATGCCATCCCTGGCATCGCCAACAAGCTTGGCGCGCGATTCACCCAGCACGTGGCGACCAGCTTCCCCGACACCGACCTGCCGCACGCGCGCTACATCGGCCTGCCGATCCGGCGTGAGATCTCCGGGCTCGATCGGGCCGCGCTGCGTGCCGAGGCCCGAGCCCACTTCGGGCTGGATCCCGACCGCCCCACCGTCCTCGTCACAGGTGGGTCGCAAGGCGCACGTCGGATCAACCAGACGCTTTCTGCCGCCGCTCGCGACCTTGCCGAGGCCGGGGTGCAGGTCCTGCACGCTGCCGGTCGGCCCGATGAGGTCGCGCTGCACCCGCGCGCCGGCGATCCGCCGTACGTCGTGCTGCAGTACATCGACCGGATGGACCTTGCGTATGCCGCGGCCGACCTGATCGTCTGCCGGGCCGGCGCCAACACCGTGACGGAGGCCGCAGCCGTCGGGCTGCCGGCCGCCTTCGTGCCCCTACCGATCGGCAACGGTGAGCAGGCCCACAACGCGCACGCTGTCGTGCAGGCCGGGGGAGCGCTGCTGATCGACGACGCCGCGTTGACCCCGGCGTGGATCGACAACGTCGTGATCCCGTTGGTCTGCCACCCGGGTCGGCTCGCCGCGATGTCGAGAGCCGCCGCTGGCATCGTCCCGCGGAACGCCGACGAGCTGCTCGCCGAGATGGTTCAGAAGGCGGCGCGATCGTGAGGATTCCATTCCCCGATGACGTGCCACCGGCCCGATCGCTGGGCTCGGTGCACTTCATCGGCGTCGGCGGGGCAGGGCTGTCGGCCATCGCCCGCATCATGGCCCAGCAGGGGATCGCCGTCAGTGGCAGCGATGCCGCCGAGTCCGCGGTCGTCGAGGCGCTCCGCGCCGAAGGCATCACGTGCTTCGTCGGACATGACGCCGCACACCTGGCCGGCATCGACACCGTGATCGCCTCGACAGCAGTCCGCGAGGACAACCCCGAGGTGGTCGAGGCGCAGCGCCGCGGCCTGCGGCTCTGGCCACGATCTGCCGGGATGCGGTCGCTCATGGCGGACCGACGCACCATCGCTGTTGCCGGCACGCACGGCAAGACAACGACGACCGCGATGCTCGCGTGCGCCCTCATCGCCGCCGGCGCCGAGCCGTCCTTCGCGATCGGGGCCGAGGTCGCCAGCCTGGGCGCCAATGCCCGGCTCGGACGCAGCGACCTCTTCGTTGCCGAGGCGGACGAGAGCGACGGTGCGTTCCTGCACTATTCGCCCCACGCGGCGATCGTCACGAACGTCGATGCGGACCACCTCGACAACTACGGCACCGTCGAGGCGTATGCCGCCGCATTTGATGAGTTCGTGACCTCGATCGACGGCTTCCTCGTCCTGGACGCCGACGACCCGGGCGCTCGGGCGCTGATCGAGCCGGCGCGGGCCCGAGGGATCGAGGTCCTGCGCGTCGGCTTCGGCGAGGACGCCGATCTGAGAGGACGCGACCTGGTCGTCGAGGGCTCCTCCTCGACCTTCTCGGCGTCCCTCCATGGTGTCGACCTCGGACCGGTGCGGCTGGCCGTTCCCGGTGCGCACTATGCCAAGGATGCGTTGCTGGCCCTGGGTGCTGGACTGCTCGACGGCCATCATGGCGACCTGCTCGTGGCCGGGCTTGCGGCCTACTCCGGCGCCAACCGGCGCATGCAGCCCCTCGGCACCGCCGCGGGCGTACGGATCTACGACTCCTACGCCCATCACCCGACCGAGATTCGCGCAGACCTGGCCGCGGCAAGGTCGATCGCGGCGGGGGACCGGCTCGTCGTCGCCTACCAGCCGCACCTGGTCAGTCGGACCCGGCTCTACGGGGTCGAGATGGGCAAGGCCCTGTCGACAGCAGACCGCGTCTTCGTTGCGGACATCTACCTGGCTCGCGAGGATGCCGACCCGGCGGTCACGGCGGCGCTGATCGTCGATGCAGTCGACGGGCCGCCAGCGACCCTGGGTGGTCCCGTGAGCGGCTTGGCGCAGGTTCTCGTGCCGGAGCTGCGATCGGGTGACCTGCTGCTGACCCTCGGGGCCGGTGACATCACGACGGTCGGACCCGCCGTTCTGGCAGCGCTGGGCGACGCCGGGTGAGCGATCAACGCTTCGTGGCTCGTGCCACGGCGCTGCGACAGCGACGCTGGAAACAGGCGGCGATCGCGGTCCTGGGTCTCATAGTCGTCGGGACCCTGGTCTGGATCGTGATGTTCTCGAGCGTCCTCTCGGTGCACAGGGTCGCGGTGGACGGCGAGACCTCGCTGGCGGAGGCCGACATCCGTCGAAAGGCCGATGTGCAGATCGGCCAACCGCTTGCCCGCATCGATGTCGCGACGATCGAGGCCCGCGTGGCGTCGATGGAGCGCGTCCGCACCGTGACGGTGTCCCGTTCGTGGCTGCACACCGTCAAGATCACCGTGGTGGAGCGCAAGCCGGTCGCCTGGATCGCCGTAGGTGGCGCGATCAGGGGGCTGGACCGAGACGGGATCGACTTCCGCACGTACGACAAGGCGCCCAAGGGACTCATCGAGGCGACCGTCACCGAGACCGACACGCGCGGCCGCCAGCAGACCCTGGAGGCCGTCGCGAGCGTCGTCGAGGTCATCGACTCCGAGGAGCCGGCGCTGCGCAAGGTCATGCAGGGCATCAGTGCCGCCAGCAAGGACTCGATCGAGCTTGACCTGACCAAGGGACGCACGGTCGTCTGGGGGAGTCGGGCCGATCCGGGCCACAAGCTCAGCGTCCTCCGGGCGCTGCTGCGCATCGACGCGGTTCGCTACGACGTCAGTGCACCCGACCAGCCGACGACCCGGAAGTAGTCCGCGGTGACGCGCGGCGTGTCGGACCGGGAAGCCCGGCCCGCGCGCGTACCGTTTCACATGAGTCACAGGTTGACATAACTATAAACCTCCACCTCAGGGTTAGAGTTTCCAAATCCCCGGAAAGGGACACACGATGGCGGTACAGAACTACCTCGCCGTGATCAAGGTCGTCGGCATCGGCGGAGGCGGCGTCAACGCCGTCAACCGCATGATCGAGGTGGGGCTCAAGGGTGTCGAGTTCATTGCGATCAACACCGATGCTCAGGCGCTCCTGATGAGCGATGCGGACGTCAAGCTCGATGTTGGGCGCGACTCCACCAGGGGGCTCGGCGCAGGCGCCAACCCCGAGATCGGCAAGCGTGCAGCAGAAGACCACGCCGAGGAGATCGAGGCGGCCATCAAGGGCGCCGACATGGTCTTCGTGACGGCAGGTGAAGGCGGCGGCACAGGCACCGGCGGCGCGCCCGTCGTGGCACGTATCGCCCGCTCGCTGGGCGCGCTGACGATCGGTGTCGTGACCAGGCCGTTCAAGTTTGAGGGCCGCAACCGCTCGGGCCAGGCCGACGCCGGCATCCAGGCGCTGCGCGACGAGGTCGACACCCTCATCGTGATCCCCAACGACCGACTGCTGTCGATCAGTGATCCGAACGTCAGCCTCCTCGACTCCTTCCGACAGGCCGACCAGGTCCTGCACTCGGGCGTCTCGGGCATCACTGACCTGATCACGACTCCCGGCCTGATCAACCTCGATTTCGCCGACGTCAAGTCGGTCATGTCCGACGCCGGGTCCGCACTGATGGGCATCGGCTCGGCCCGCGGTGAGCACCGTGCCGCGGTCGCGGCGGAGAGCGCGGTTTCCAGCCCCCTCCTGGAGGCCTCGATCGAGGGTGCCCGCGGAGTGCTGCTGTCGATCGCCGGCGGCTCTGACCTCGGACTGTTCGAGATCAATGAGGCTGCCGGTCTCGTCGCCGACGCGGTGCATCCGGACGCCAACATCATCTTCGGAGCGGTCATCGACGATGCGCTCGGCGATGAGGTCCGCGTGACTGTCATCGCGGCCGGCTTCGATGGTGGCGAGCCGATGTTGCGTGACGCGACCAAGCCCGCGTTGCTCAAGGAGGTCGAGCGGCCGGCACCTCCCGCTGCCGCTCCGCCGACTGCGCAGACGTTCCTCGCGCCCGATCCGCACCTGGACGGACCGAGGCGGCCCGAGGACGGAGCCGGCAACGTCACGATCCCGCCCGACCCGGTGTCGACCGGATACGGCGACGACCTCGACGTGCCCGACTTCCTCCGCTGAGTTGCTTCACCGTGAGGCGGTCGGGCGGGTCGAGCTGGCCTTCACCGACCGTGAGGGAGGGTTGAGCGAAGGACCGTGGTCCTCGCTCAACCTCGGGACGTCCAACGGCGACGACGCCGAGGTGGTCCAACGCAATCTGGCCCGGGTGGCCGAAGAGATCGGTGTCGACCGGCTGGTTCGGATGACCCAGGTCCACGGTGCGGACGTCGTCTGGGTCGACGAGGTGGCCGAGGGGGAGATCCCGCGGGCCGATGCGCTCCTGAGCGATCAACCCGGTGTGGGCCTGCTGGTGCGGGTCGCCGACTGTGTGCCGATCGTGCTGGTCGACCGGGACAAAGCCATGGCGGGAGTCGTTCACTGCGGCCGAGAGGGACTGGTCAAGGGAATCGTCCCGGCGGCGGTCGCCGCCCTCCGTCAGCGTGGCGCCGAGTCGCTCGAGGCCCGGGTCGGCCCTCGGGCGTGCGGGCGCTGCTACGAGTTGCCGGTCGAGATGGCGGACGCAGTCGGTGCCCTCGTGCCCGAGGCGCGCTCGACGACGTCGTGGGGGACGCCCGCCGTGGATGTGGGTGCTGGCGTCCTGGCACAGCTGCGGACGCTCGGCGTCCCGGCGACCGATCTCGGCGCTGGCGAGTGCACGATCGAGGACGAGCGCTACTTCTCCTACCGCCGGCAGGGGCAGAACTCCGGCCGGTTCGGCGCAGTGGCGGTGGTCAGATGAGCCGCCGAGACGAGATCGCTGCTGGGCTGGCGGAGACCGAGCAGCGCATCGCCGCGGCCTGCGAGGCCGCCGGCCGGGACCGGTCGGAAATCACACTAATCGCCGTCACCAAGACCTATCCGGCCTCCGACGTCGAGCTGTTGACCGGACTCGGGATCACCGACATGGGGGAGAACCGCCACCCGGAGGCAGAGTTGAAGCTCGATGAGCTGCGGGCCGGACGCCAGACTGGCGCCCCGCCGCTGCCGAGGTGCCATTTCCTGGGCGGGCTGCAGACCAACAAGGCCGGCGCCGTCGCGCGGTATGCCGACGTCGTGCACAGCGTCGACCGGGTCAAGCTCGCGAACTCTCTCGCCCGAGGAGCCGAGGCCGCCGGTCGCACCCTGACCTGTCTGGTCCAGGTCGACTTCTCCGCGACGGACCCAGGCCGCTCGGGTGTCGTGCCCGCGGGCATCGCCGATGTGGCGTCGGCCATCGCCGGATCCGCGCACCTCGAGCTGGGTGGCCTGATGACCGTCGCGCCGCTCGGCGAGGACCCCGCGCCACACTTCGCGCACCTCGTGCGGCTGTCCCAGGACCTGCGCGCAGAGCACCCCGAGGCCACGATCATCTCCGCCGGGATGAGCGGGGACTTCGGGGCGGCGATCGACGCCGGCGCGACACACCTGCGTATCGGGCGTTCGATACTCGGTGAGCGTCCTCCGGCGGGGTAATCTCAGTCCTGTCACAACCGATTCACACGACGGAGTTCTCATGGCTGGCGCAATGCGGAAGGTCGGCGAATATCTCGGCCTCGTAGAACAGGCTGACTTCGACGACGAGTTCGATGATGAGATCGACGACCCCACGCCCGTGAGCCGGCAGCCTACTGTCGTGCGCCCGGCGCCCGTGGCGAGCATCGACGACCACCGCCGTTCCGAGCGTCGGCCCGAGCGTCGCGCGTCGACCGCCTCCGACCTCGCGCGCATCGAGACCGTGACCCCGCGCACCTACAACGACGCCCGCACGGTTGGCGAGCACTATCGCTCGGGTGTGCCGGTCATCATGAACCTCTCGGAGATCGATGACGACGACGCCAAGCGCCTGGTCGACTTCGCTGCCGGGCTCGTATTTGCCGTCCACGGGTCGATCAACCGTGTCACCGCCAAGGTCTTCCTCCTGTCGCCCGAGAACATCTCGGTGACGGACGAGGACAAGCAGCGCATCGCTGCCGGCGGCTTCTTCAACCAGAGCTGACGCATGGAGCTGGTTGGCGGCATTCTCGACTTCATCCTCCTGCTCGCCATCA includes these proteins:
- the murG gene encoding undecaprenyldiphospho-muramoylpentapeptide beta-N-acetylglucosaminyltransferase; this translates as MRALLAGGGTAGHTSPLLATAAVLSEAGVEITCLGTPRGLEVTLIPQAGYRLELVPPVPLPRRPGKALVQVPGKLRAAVRATGEVIDRVRPDVIVGFGGYVSVPAYLVARRRHIPLVVHEGNAIPGIANKLGARFTQHVATSFPDTDLPHARYIGLPIRREISGLDRAALRAEARAHFGLDPDRPTVLVTGGSQGARRINQTLSAAARDLAEAGVQVLHAAGRPDEVALHPRAGDPPYVVLQYIDRMDLAYAAADLIVCRAGANTVTEAAAVGLPAAFVPLPIGNGEQAHNAHAVVQAGGALLIDDAALTPAWIDNVVIPLVCHPGRLAAMSRAAAGIVPRNADELLAEMVQKAARS
- a CDS encoding cell division protein SepF; translation: MAGAMRKVGEYLGLVEQADFDDEFDDEIDDPTPVSRQPTVVRPAPVASIDDHRRSERRPERRASTASDLARIETVTPRTYNDARTVGEHYRSGVPVIMNLSEIDDDDAKRLVDFAAGLVFAVHGSINRVTAKVFLLSPENISVTDEDKQRIAAGGFFNQS
- a CDS encoding cell division protein FtsQ/DivIB, producing MSDQRFVARATALRQRRWKQAAIAVLGLIVVGTLVWIVMFSSVLSVHRVAVDGETSLAEADIRRKADVQIGQPLARIDVATIEARVASMERVRTVTVSRSWLHTVKITVVERKPVAWIAVGGAIRGLDRDGIDFRTYDKAPKGLIEATVTETDTRGRQQTLEAVASVVEVIDSEEPALRKVMQGISAASKDSIELDLTKGRTVVWGSRADPGHKLSVLRALLRIDAVRYDVSAPDQPTTRK
- a CDS encoding polyphenol oxidase family protein, whose translation is MLHREAVGRVELAFTDREGGLSEGPWSSLNLGTSNGDDAEVVQRNLARVAEEIGVDRLVRMTQVHGADVVWVDEVAEGEIPRADALLSDQPGVGLLVRVADCVPIVLVDRDKAMAGVVHCGREGLVKGIVPAAVAALRQRGAESLEARVGPRACGRCYELPVEMADAVGALVPEARSTTSWGTPAVDVGAGVLAQLRTLGVPATDLGAGECTIEDERYFSYRRQGQNSGRFGAVAVVR
- the ftsZ gene encoding cell division protein FtsZ; this translates as MAVQNYLAVIKVVGIGGGGVNAVNRMIEVGLKGVEFIAINTDAQALLMSDADVKLDVGRDSTRGLGAGANPEIGKRAAEDHAEEIEAAIKGADMVFVTAGEGGGTGTGGAPVVARIARSLGALTIGVVTRPFKFEGRNRSGQADAGIQALRDEVDTLIVIPNDRLLSISDPNVSLLDSFRQADQVLHSGVSGITDLITTPGLINLDFADVKSVMSDAGSALMGIGSARGEHRAAVAAESAVSSPLLEASIEGARGVLLSIAGGSDLGLFEINEAAGLVADAVHPDANIIFGAVIDDALGDEVRVTVIAAGFDGGEPMLRDATKPALLKEVERPAPPAAAPPTAQTFLAPDPHLDGPRRPEDGAGNVTIPPDPVSTGYGDDLDVPDFLR
- a CDS encoding YggS family pyridoxal phosphate-dependent enzyme, encoding MSRRDEIAAGLAETEQRIAAACEAAGRDRSEITLIAVTKTYPASDVELLTGLGITDMGENRHPEAELKLDELRAGRQTGAPPLPRCHFLGGLQTNKAGAVARYADVVHSVDRVKLANSLARGAEAAGRTLTCLVQVDFSATDPGRSGVVPAGIADVASAIAGSAHLELGGLMTVAPLGEDPAPHFAHLVRLSQDLRAEHPEATIISAGMSGDFGAAIDAGATHLRIGRSILGERPPAG
- the murC gene encoding UDP-N-acetylmuramate--L-alanine ligase, producing MRIPFPDDVPPARSLGSVHFIGVGGAGLSAIARIMAQQGIAVSGSDAAESAVVEALRAEGITCFVGHDAAHLAGIDTVIASTAVREDNPEVVEAQRRGLRLWPRSAGMRSLMADRRTIAVAGTHGKTTTTAMLACALIAAGAEPSFAIGAEVASLGANARLGRSDLFVAEADESDGAFLHYSPHAAIVTNVDADHLDNYGTVEAYAAAFDEFVTSIDGFLVLDADDPGARALIEPARARGIEVLRVGFGEDADLRGRDLVVEGSSSTFSASLHGVDLGPVRLAVPGAHYAKDALLALGAGLLDGHHGDLLVAGLAAYSGANRRMQPLGTAAGVRIYDSYAHHPTEIRADLAAARSIAAGDRLVVAYQPHLVSRTRLYGVEMGKALSTADRVFVADIYLAREDADPAVTAALIVDAVDGPPATLGGPVSGLAQVLVPELRSGDLLLTLGAGDITTVGPAVLAALGDAG